CGCGACCGGCAGGAGCACCAGCGCGAGCACCGTCTCACGTACCGTGAACCGGATCACGGTGCCGAAGTCGGCGGCGGGGCCGACGCTGCGCGGGTCGAGGCCGAACCTCGCAAGCCGTCTCTCGTGGGCGCGGAGGTGGTCGGCCAGTCGGCCCAGTCTCTCGGGATCCTTTTCGCGGAGTGCGTCCAGCCCGGCCGCGATGACGCGACGTCGCGCCAGTTTCGCGTCGGCCGTGCGCGGAAGCTGACGGGCCGACGCGTAGAGCCGATCGACGCGGGCGACGAGGCCCACCTCGGTCTCGGGATCGGCCTCCACGAGGAGGTCTCGGAGGTGACGAGCGATCTCGTCGGTCAGGGTCCGCACCGCCCCGGGTGGGTCGGCGTGGTACGCGTCGACATGGTGGGCGCAGCCGAACCCCGGTCCGAAGGCGACGACCGCGCGGGAACGGAAGACCGCCTTCCGGTCGAAGTTCAGCCCGGCGGCCACGATCGTCACCGGGATGCCACGCGCGGCCGCGTCGAGCGCGATGCGGGCCGCTCCGGTCTTGAGCGGCTCGAGATGGCCCGTGGAATGTGAGATGCCCTCCGGAAAGAGGCACACGACCTCGCCCCGGGCCAGCACGTCGCCGACTGCCGCGAACATCTCGGCGTTCTTCGACGGGTCGACGCCGGGGTCGTGGCGGCGATAGACGGGAATCGCCCCGGCGGCCCGGATGAGGGGCGATATTGGCGAGCCGGACACCAGCGTCGACTTGGCCAGGAACCGCAGTGGTCGCCCCGCGGTCGACGCGACAAGGGCGGGATCGAGCAGCGCGTTGGGGTGGTTCGCGACGACGAGCACCGGACCATCCGGCAGCGGCGGGCCGAGGCGCTCGACGCGGTAAAACACCCACGCGGCGGCGCGGGCGATGCTCCACACGGCACGGAATCCCGCAGGAAGGCGGCCCGCGGGCGTGACGCGCCTCGTCGACGTCATTGCGCAAGCGGCTCGGCCTCGGCCTCTCGCGCGGCCTTCTGGCCGGCGGCGACGTCGACGAACGAGAGCAGCACGGCGCCAATGACGAAGAACCCGATGACCGAGAGAATCGCCACCCGGCTCGACCCCGTCTGAGCGATGGCGTAGGCGAAGATGGCTGGTCCGATGATGCCCGCGAACTTCTCGAACACGGCGAAGAAGGCGAAGAACTCCGCCGACTGCTGCCGCGGGATCATGGCGGCGAAAAGCGAGCGGCTGAGCGCCTGGCTGCCCCCCTGCACCGTGCCGACGAGGATGGCGAGCGCGTAGAAGTGCACTGCGGACGTCATGTGGTAGCCGAGGATGCTGATGCCGGTGTACACCGCGAGCGCCAGGAAGATGGACCGCTTCGCGCCGATGTGGGAGGCGAGCCGCCCGAAGCCGAACGCGAACGGGATGCCGACGAACTGCACGAGGAGCAGCGCCGCGATCAGATGGCCCTGGGCGATCCCGATCTGGGCCCCGTAGATGGACGCCATCCGGATGATCGTGTTGATGCCGTCGTTGTAGATGAGGAACGCGACGAGCATCAGCAGCGCGTGCTTGAACCGTCGGAGCTCGCGCAACGTGTGCATCAGCTGCCCGAACGAGACGCGAAGCAGCGCGAACCCACGCGGGAGGTCGCCGAGCACCTGCGTCGGCGGCTCGGGCACGCGCCTGAAGATCGGGATCGAGAAGAGGGCCCACCAGACGGCCACGCTCAGGAACGACAGCCGGCTGGCCGACGCGGCGTCGGCTAGGCCGAACCACTCAGGCTTCGAGATCCACAGCAGGTTGATGGCGAGCAGCAGGCCGCCGCCGAGGTATCCCAGCGCGTACCCGGCGGTCGACACGCGGTCGAGCTCGTCGCGGCTCGCGATGTTGGGCAGCAGCGAATCGTAGAAGGTGAACGCCCCGGACACCCCGATGTTGCCGACGACGAACAGCACCAGGGCGAGCGACCAGTCGCCCTCGTAGATGAAGAACATGCCGGCCGTGGCGAGCACGCCAATCGACTGGAACGTGAAGAGGAGCGTCTTCTTCATCGCCGCGTAGTCGGCGAGTGCGCCCAGGACGGGCGCCGTGATCGCCACGATCGTCAGGGCGAGCGTGGTGGCGACGCTGAAGCGGAACGTGGCGTCGTTCGGGTCGAGGCCGGCGGCGGCCACGGTCGCGAAGTAGACCGGGAAGACCGCGGCGATGATCGTGGTCATGAAGGCCGAGTTGGCCCAGTCGTACATCGCCCACGCGCGCAGCTCCGGGCGATGGAGCCCGAATCGCTCGGCCAGTGAAGGAGGGGTCGTCTCGCTCATGTGAGCTCCACGTGACATCTTCGTGTCGGGTCGGGCGCGTCCGTCACGCCGGGGGCGGCGGGGCGATCTCGAGCGTGCCAGTGTAGATCGCCATCCCCACGACTGCGTCGATTCCGAGACGATCGAGCGATTCGATCTCCTCGCGTGTCGTGATGCCGCCGGCGGCGGTGACCCGGCGCGTCGTGGCGTCGCGCACCGCGCGGACCGCCTCCATGTCGATGCCGCGCATCAAGCCCTCCGTGTCGACGTGCGTGTAGAGGAACTCGTCGCAGTACGGTTCGAGGGCCCTGACGGCGTCGGCGGCCGAGACGCCGGTGGCCTCTCTCCAGCCCCTGACGACGACGCGACCCTCGAAGCTGTCGACCGCCGCGATGACGTGCTCGGCGCCGACCGCCTCGGCCAGTGCCCGGGCGAACCCAACGTCGGGTTGGCCGTCGCGGAAAAGCGACGAGCCGACGATCGCCGCCCGCGCCCCGCCCGCCA
The Acidobacteriota bacterium DNA segment above includes these coding regions:
- a CDS encoding MFS transporter; translated protein: MSETTPPSLAERFGLHRPELRAWAMYDWANSAFMTTIIAAVFPVYFATVAAAGLDPNDATFRFSVATTLALTIVAITAPVLGALADYAAMKKTLLFTFQSIGVLATAGMFFIYEGDWSLALVLFVVGNIGVSGAFTFYDSLLPNIASRDELDRVSTAGYALGYLGGGLLLAINLLWISKPEWFGLADAASASRLSFLSVAVWWALFSIPIFRRVPEPPTQVLGDLPRGFALLRVSFGQLMHTLRELRRFKHALLMLVAFLIYNDGINTIIRMASIYGAQIGIAQGHLIAALLLVQFVGIPFAFGFGRLASHIGAKRSIFLALAVYTGISILGYHMTSAVHFYALAILVGTVQGGSQALSRSLFAAMIPRQQSAEFFAFFAVFEKFAGIIGPAIFAYAIAQTGSSRVAILSVIGFFVIGAVLLSFVDVAAGQKAAREAEAEPLAQ
- a CDS encoding 1-acyl-sn-glycerol-3-phosphate acyltransferase; this translates as MTSTRRVTPAGRLPAGFRAVWSIARAAAWVFYRVERLGPPLPDGPVLVVANHPNALLDPALVASTAGRPLRFLAKSTLVSGSPISPLIRAAGAIPVYRRHDPGVDPSKNAEMFAAVGDVLARGEVVCLFPEGISHSTGHLEPLKTGAARIALDAAARGIPVTIVAAGLNFDRKAVFRSRAVVAFGPGFGCAHHVDAYHADPPGAVRTLTDEIARHLRDLLVEADPETEVGLVARVDRLYASARQLPRTADAKLARRRVIAAGLDALREKDPERLGRLADHLRAHERRLARFGLDPRSVGPAADFGTVIRFTVRETVLALVLLPVAALGLAVFAVPYSAVHAIAGREGISLDMRATWKIGAGVATYGAWLSLIVTTISLLLGGPAAIAVAIGLPVLAVGSLLAIERETEVAAAARSYFLRRRIGPRAAARIRREQEALADLLDETHRWLTALEEDASGDARA
- a CDS encoding 1-(5-phosphoribosyl)-5-[(5-phosphoribosylamino)methylideneamino] imidazole-4-carboxamide isomerase — protein: MLIPSIDLKGGQVVQLVQGRDLALASDDVFAWVQRFEGFPKVQVIDLDGAMESGANDFLVRRICRALPCRVGGGIRTVERARYVLAGGARAAIVGSSLFRDGQPDVGFARALAEAVGAEHVIAAVDSFEGRVVVRGWREATGVSAADAVRALEPYCDEFLYTHVDTEGLMRGIDMEAVRAVRDATTRRVTAAGGITTREEIESLDRLGIDAVVGMAIYTGTLEIAPPPPA